A genomic segment from Desmospora profundinema encodes:
- a CDS encoding SDR family oxidoreductase, translated as MNTTLNIYAGKKAVVTGGTHGMGLAIVESLIDGGAEVLLTGKNEKNIASVRSKLGTKAHVVQSDASNMEDIQKLGKYVEDKLGKIDAVFINVGIAELEPFDQVTEASYDRQFNTNTKGAFFTVQRLAPLVQDGGSFVFTTVTPATATPTMSVYCGTKAALRSFAQGFAAELLPRNIRVNAVAPGFITTPTMGVAGATQEERAALVMAGDEATPMKRHGTADEVARAALFLAFDATFSTGVELPVDGGISQIDA; from the coding sequence ATGAATACAACTCTAAATATTTATGCTGGCAAAAAAGCGGTTGTCACCGGTGGAACACATGGCATGGGGCTGGCCATTGTTGAATCGCTAATCGATGGCGGCGCCGAAGTATTGCTCACTGGAAAAAATGAAAAAAATATTGCATCCGTTCGAAGCAAGCTGGGGACAAAGGCGCATGTCGTTCAATCGGACGCATCCAATATGGAGGATATTCAAAAGCTGGGAAAATACGTTGAAGACAAGTTGGGCAAAATTGACGCTGTATTCATTAACGTGGGCATTGCGGAGCTTGAACCCTTCGATCAGGTAACCGAGGCTTCCTATGACCGGCAATTTAACACCAACACCAAGGGAGCGTTTTTCACCGTACAGCGCTTGGCTCCTTTAGTGCAAGATGGTGGTTCATTCGTATTCACTACGGTTACTCCGGCTACTGCAACACCTACCATGAGCGTGTATTGCGGTACCAAAGCCGCCCTCCGCTCGTTTGCGCAAGGGTTTGCGGCTGAGCTCTTGCCAAGAAATATTAGAGTAAATGCGGTTGCCCCCGGTTTTATCACAACTCCAACGATGGGGGTTGCCGGTGCCACGCAAGAAGAACGGGCAGCTCTTGTGATGGCTGGAGACGAGGCAACACCAATGAAACGTCACGGAACGGCAGATGAGGTTGCGAGAGCCGCTTTGTTTCTTGCTTTTGATGCTACCTTTAGTACAGGGGTGGAACTGCCAGTGGATGGCGGGATTTCTCAGATTGATGCTTAA